A window of the Malaclemys terrapin pileata isolate rMalTer1 chromosome 6, rMalTer1.hap1, whole genome shotgun sequence genome harbors these coding sequences:
- the LRRC19 gene encoding leucine-rich repeat-containing protein 19 isoform X3, translated as MDLAYDLILNMKIPWLMIWIGALFSNPVKTDCNITSLSVTCEESAKNYSSIPTSLSKNVTKLYLSNNNITLNDTDKKVLQLFINLTELYLNENAITVLHNNTFCNLSKLTVLDISSNYISTIEQAAFKGLNQLSILYLNHNKISQLDSDTTASLKNLMILSLQDNLLKYLDVKASFKLFTLNGNPWNCSCGLLSLQKWLNTSNVTMEHENDTLCAYPDVWNKSSIKTAPIQKSDCDSRRGSIAITTPSTSAISPKIISILTSSLNSSNNNIRSNASYPGYTHI; from the exons atggaccttgcgTATGACCTA ATTTTGAACATGAAAATCCCTTGGCTAATGATCTGGATTGGAGCACTATTTTCCAATCCAGTCAAGACTGACTGCAATATTACTTCTCTTTCT GTCACTTGTGAGGAATCTGCAAAGAATTACTCTTCTATCCCTACCTCCCTAAGTAAAAATGTTACTAAACTGTATCTTAGCAATAACAACATTACTTTAAATGATACCGACAAAAAGGTTCTGCAGCTATTTATTAACTTGACTGAACTCTATCTGAATGAAAATGCCATTACTGTGCTACATAATAATACCTTCTGCAATCTGTCAAAACTCACAGTTCTAGATATTAGTAGTAATTATATCAGTACAATTGAACAGGCTGCATTTAAAGGCTTAAATCAACTATCCATATTGTATCTAAATCATAACAAAATATCCCAGTTGGATTCTGACACAACTGCATCGCTAAAAAACCTGATGATTTTGAGTCTACAGGACAATTTGTTGAAGTACTTAGATGTAAAAGCATCATTTAAACTTTTTACCTTAAATGGAAATCCATGGAATTGTTCCTGTGGCCTGCTCAGTTTACAGAAATGGTTGAATACCTCAAATGTGACAATGG AACATGAAAATGATACTCTGTGTGCATATCCAGATGTCTGGAACAAATCGTCTATCAAGACAGCACCTATCCAAAAATCTGATTGTGACTCGAGAAGAGGTTCTATAGCAATCACTACACCTTCCACATCTGCCATCAGTCCTAAAATCATTTCCATTTTAACATCCTCTCTCAATTCTTCAAACAACAATATTAGGAGCAATGCATCATATCCAG GTTATACACACATTTGA
- the LRRC19 gene encoding leucine-rich repeat-containing protein 19 isoform X1, with translation MDLAYDLILNMKIPWLMIWIGALFSNPVKTDCNITSLSVTCEESAKNYSSIPTSLSKNVTKLYLSNNNITLNDTDKKVLQLFINLTELYLNENAITVLHNNTFCNLSKLTVLDISSNYISTIEQAAFKGLNQLSILYLNHNKISQLDSDTTASLKNLMILSLQDNLLKYLDVKASFKLFTLNGNPWNCSCGLLSLQKWLNTSNVTMEHENDTLCAYPDVWNKSSIKTAPIQKSDCDSRRGSIAITTPSTSAISPKIISILTSSLNSSNNNIRSNASYPGSPPLGKSWVFLLGVLVFVLSSSLLIFIAIKFPLWYLYLISYNHRRLKEYEPEMFDKEFTTDLSTSPSISNTNEQDSIVVFEQTHTFVLDEDGFIEDKYIDDPGLTEEV, from the exons atggaccttgcgTATGACCTA ATTTTGAACATGAAAATCCCTTGGCTAATGATCTGGATTGGAGCACTATTTTCCAATCCAGTCAAGACTGACTGCAATATTACTTCTCTTTCT GTCACTTGTGAGGAATCTGCAAAGAATTACTCTTCTATCCCTACCTCCCTAAGTAAAAATGTTACTAAACTGTATCTTAGCAATAACAACATTACTTTAAATGATACCGACAAAAAGGTTCTGCAGCTATTTATTAACTTGACTGAACTCTATCTGAATGAAAATGCCATTACTGTGCTACATAATAATACCTTCTGCAATCTGTCAAAACTCACAGTTCTAGATATTAGTAGTAATTATATCAGTACAATTGAACAGGCTGCATTTAAAGGCTTAAATCAACTATCCATATTGTATCTAAATCATAACAAAATATCCCAGTTGGATTCTGACACAACTGCATCGCTAAAAAACCTGATGATTTTGAGTCTACAGGACAATTTGTTGAAGTACTTAGATGTAAAAGCATCATTTAAACTTTTTACCTTAAATGGAAATCCATGGAATTGTTCCTGTGGCCTGCTCAGTTTACAGAAATGGTTGAATACCTCAAATGTGACAATGG AACATGAAAATGATACTCTGTGTGCATATCCAGATGTCTGGAACAAATCGTCTATCAAGACAGCACCTATCCAAAAATCTGATTGTGACTCGAGAAGAGGTTCTATAGCAATCACTACACCTTCCACATCTGCCATCAGTCCTAAAATCATTTCCATTTTAACATCCTCTCTCAATTCTTCAAACAACAATATTAGGAGCAATGCATCATATCCAG GTTCTCCACCTCTTGGCAAAAGTTGGGTCTTTCTGCTTGGTGTTCTGGTGTTTGTCCTAAGCTCTTCACTACTGATTTTTATTGCCATAAAATTCCCACTGTGGTACCTCTACTTGATCAGCTACAATCACCGTCGTCTGAAAGAATATGAACCAGAAATGTTTGATAAGGAGTTCACAACTGATCTGAGCACTTCTCCATCAATATCAAATACCAATGAGCAAGATTCCATTGTAGTATTTGAACAAACTCATACATTTGTACTTGACGAGGATGGATTTATTGAGGACAAATATATAGACGACCCTGGATTAACTGAAGAGGTCTAA
- the LRRC19 gene encoding leucine-rich repeat-containing protein 19 isoform X4, protein MDLAYDLILNMKIPWLMIWIGALFSNPVKTDCNITSLSVTCEESAKNYSSIPTSLKHENDTLCAYPDVWNKSSIKTAPIQKSDCDSRRGSIAITTPSTSAISPKIISILTSSLNSSNNNIRSNASYPGSPPLGKSWVFLLGVLVFVLSSSLLIFIAIKFPLWYLYLISYNHRRLKEYEPEMFDKEFTTDLSTSPSISNTNEQDSIVVFEQTHTFVLDEDGFIEDKYIDDPGLTEEV, encoded by the exons atggaccttgcgTATGACCTA ATTTTGAACATGAAAATCCCTTGGCTAATGATCTGGATTGGAGCACTATTTTCCAATCCAGTCAAGACTGACTGCAATATTACTTCTCTTTCT GTCACTTGTGAGGAATCTGCAAAGAATTACTCTTCTATCCCTACCTCCCTAA AACATGAAAATGATACTCTGTGTGCATATCCAGATGTCTGGAACAAATCGTCTATCAAGACAGCACCTATCCAAAAATCTGATTGTGACTCGAGAAGAGGTTCTATAGCAATCACTACACCTTCCACATCTGCCATCAGTCCTAAAATCATTTCCATTTTAACATCCTCTCTCAATTCTTCAAACAACAATATTAGGAGCAATGCATCATATCCAG GTTCTCCACCTCTTGGCAAAAGTTGGGTCTTTCTGCTTGGTGTTCTGGTGTTTGTCCTAAGCTCTTCACTACTGATTTTTATTGCCATAAAATTCCCACTGTGGTACCTCTACTTGATCAGCTACAATCACCGTCGTCTGAAAGAATATGAACCAGAAATGTTTGATAAGGAGTTCACAACTGATCTGAGCACTTCTCCATCAATATCAAATACCAATGAGCAAGATTCCATTGTAGTATTTGAACAAACTCATACATTTGTACTTGACGAGGATGGATTTATTGAGGACAAATATATAGACGACCCTGGATTAACTGAAGAGGTCTAA
- the LRRC19 gene encoding leucine-rich repeat-containing protein 19 isoform X2, translating to MKIPWLMIWIGALFSNPVKTDCNITSLSVTCEESAKNYSSIPTSLSKNVTKLYLSNNNITLNDTDKKVLQLFINLTELYLNENAITVLHNNTFCNLSKLTVLDISSNYISTIEQAAFKGLNQLSILYLNHNKISQLDSDTTASLKNLMILSLQDNLLKYLDVKASFKLFTLNGNPWNCSCGLLSLQKWLNTSNVTMEHENDTLCAYPDVWNKSSIKTAPIQKSDCDSRRGSIAITTPSTSAISPKIISILTSSLNSSNNNIRSNASYPGSPPLGKSWVFLLGVLVFVLSSSLLIFIAIKFPLWYLYLISYNHRRLKEYEPEMFDKEFTTDLSTSPSISNTNEQDSIVVFEQTHTFVLDEDGFIEDKYIDDPGLTEEV from the exons ATGAAAATCCCTTGGCTAATGATCTGGATTGGAGCACTATTTTCCAATCCAGTCAAGACTGACTGCAATATTACTTCTCTTTCT GTCACTTGTGAGGAATCTGCAAAGAATTACTCTTCTATCCCTACCTCCCTAAGTAAAAATGTTACTAAACTGTATCTTAGCAATAACAACATTACTTTAAATGATACCGACAAAAAGGTTCTGCAGCTATTTATTAACTTGACTGAACTCTATCTGAATGAAAATGCCATTACTGTGCTACATAATAATACCTTCTGCAATCTGTCAAAACTCACAGTTCTAGATATTAGTAGTAATTATATCAGTACAATTGAACAGGCTGCATTTAAAGGCTTAAATCAACTATCCATATTGTATCTAAATCATAACAAAATATCCCAGTTGGATTCTGACACAACTGCATCGCTAAAAAACCTGATGATTTTGAGTCTACAGGACAATTTGTTGAAGTACTTAGATGTAAAAGCATCATTTAAACTTTTTACCTTAAATGGAAATCCATGGAATTGTTCCTGTGGCCTGCTCAGTTTACAGAAATGGTTGAATACCTCAAATGTGACAATGG AACATGAAAATGATACTCTGTGTGCATATCCAGATGTCTGGAACAAATCGTCTATCAAGACAGCACCTATCCAAAAATCTGATTGTGACTCGAGAAGAGGTTCTATAGCAATCACTACACCTTCCACATCTGCCATCAGTCCTAAAATCATTTCCATTTTAACATCCTCTCTCAATTCTTCAAACAACAATATTAGGAGCAATGCATCATATCCAG GTTCTCCACCTCTTGGCAAAAGTTGGGTCTTTCTGCTTGGTGTTCTGGTGTTTGTCCTAAGCTCTTCACTACTGATTTTTATTGCCATAAAATTCCCACTGTGGTACCTCTACTTGATCAGCTACAATCACCGTCGTCTGAAAGAATATGAACCAGAAATGTTTGATAAGGAGTTCACAACTGATCTGAGCACTTCTCCATCAATATCAAATACCAATGAGCAAGATTCCATTGTAGTATTTGAACAAACTCATACATTTGTACTTGACGAGGATGGATTTATTGAGGACAAATATATAGACGACCCTGGATTAACTGAAGAGGTCTAA